Part of the Stackebrandtia endophytica genome is shown below.
ATTCCTGGATCGCGACTTACCACCGGTATGCGGTGGAAGCCCTCGGCGACGCCGTGCGGGGACACGGTTGCCCGTCGGTACACTGCCCACCATGCGTCTTGTGGTTGCCAGGTGTTCCGTCGACTACACCGGGCGGCTCACCGCCCACCTCCCCATGGCCCCTCGGCTGCTGATGCTGAAGGCCGACGGGAGCATCCTGGTGCACGCCGACGGCGGTTCGTACAAGCCGCTCAACTGGATGACTCCGCCGTGCACCCTCAAGGACGGCGACGGCGAGTGGACCATCACCAACGACAAGTCCGGTGACAGCCTGCGCATCACGATCGAGGAGATCCTGCACGATTCCTCACACGAACTGGGTGTCGACCCTGGCCTGCGCAAGGACGGGGTCGAGGCGCACCTGCAGGAACTGCTGGCCGCCGACCCCACCCCGATCGGTGAGGGCTACACGTTGGTGAGGCGGGAGTTCCCCACCGCGATCGGCCCGGTGGACCTGATGTGTCGCGACCCCCAGGGCTCCTCGGTGGCCGTGGAGATCAAACGTCGCGGCGAGATCGACGGCGTCGAACAGCTCACCCGATACCTCGAACTGCTGAACCGGGACCCGTTGTTGTCGCCGGTTCAGGGCGTCTTCGCCGCTCAGGTGATCAAGCCACAGGCCAGGGTGCTGGCCGAGGACCGGGGAATCCGGTGCGTCACCGTCGACTACGACGCGCTGCGCGGCACCGTCGACCAGACCCAGCCGACGCTGTTCTGATCGACGGTGTGTAACGGTCAACCCGGAGTGGGCGGAGTCCGTCCGGACGCCACGTCCTCCCATGGTCCGCGCGGATCGTGCAACTCGCCGAGCTGAACCGTCTCGCGCTTGGTGAACAGTGCGAGAGTCCAGTCCGCCACCACGCGAACCTTGCGGCCGAAGCCGGGCACCCGCATCAGGTGGTAGGAGCGGTGCATGAACCACGCGATCAAGCCCTTACCCTTGAAGCCGTACACGTGCGCGACACCCTTGCGGTAGCCGAGCGAGGCCACCGAACCGACGTACTTGTGCCGGTACTCCTTGATCGGACGTTGATAGAGCGTCGCGACCAGGTTGTCCGCCAGTACGGCAGCCTGCCGAACGGCGTGCTGCGCACTGGGCGAGCAGTATTCGGAGAACCCCGACAGGTCCGGCACCTGCGCCGAGTCGCCGGCACCCCAGGCGCCGGGCACGACTCCGTTGTCGTCCTCGACCTGGAGGGTCGGGCGGCACCGCAGGTGTCCCTTAGGTCCCAGCGGCAGATCGGTCTCGGCCAGCATCGGGTGTGGCTTCACGCCGGCGGTCCACACGATCGTGTCGGCGTCGAACTCCTCACCGTCGGACAGCACGACATGGCCGTCCTCACAGGACTTGAGTAGGGTGTTGAGTCGGATGTCGAAACCGCGCTGCAACAGTTTCTCCACTGTGTAGGCGCCCATCTCGGCACCGACCTCGGGCAGAATCCGCTGGGAGGCTTCGATCAGCGTCCAGCGTGTCTGCGAGAAGTCGAGTTCCTCGTAGTCGCGCATGGTGTCGCGGACCATGTCCTCCAGCTCCGCCATCGCCTCCACGCCGGCGAAACCGCCGCCGACGAACACAAAGGACAGAGCGCGTTGCCGAACCGCGTCATCGGTGGTCGCGGCGGCGACGTCGAGGCGGGAGAGAACATGGTTACGGAGATAGATCGCCTCACCCATCGACTTGAAACCGACGGCGTTGTCGGCGAGGCCCGGGATGGGCAGGGTGCGGGAGACCGATCCGGGCGCCACCACGATCTGGTCATACTCGATTTCACGCGGCGGCCCGACGATCGGCTGAACGATCAGGGTCTTATCGGAGTGGGTGACCTTGGTGACGGTGCCCGATAGGATCCGGCACCGATGTAGGGCGCGGCGCAGCGGGATGACGCCGTGCCGAGGTGAAATGTGTCCGGCCGCCGCCTCGGGGAGAAACGGCTGATACGTCATGTGTTGTTGCGGGTCGATCACCATCACTTCGACCTCGCCCCGCCGGATGTCTTTGCGCAGTTTGGATGACAGTCGGTCGGCCACGTAGAAACCCACGTGCCCGGCCCCGATGATCACGATGCGTCTCACAGATCAATCTTGCACCCTCACCGGTGGCGGAGGCCGGGAATTGTCATGAAGCTCTCACTCGGCAATATTTCGCCCACCAACCTGCCGGGGTACGGCGAACCGAAGCCCTGCCGCTCACCATGCGCTGCCGAGCCCCCCCGTGGTGAGTCGACGAACAGACCCCACCCCATCCGGGGGACAAGCCACCCTCACTGCATTGCCAAGAATTCCTTATTCGGAAATATCGGTCAAACCGATTTCAGGTTGGCTTCAGGAAACGAATGGGAAGCGAGGCGACATCGCGGACTGGTCAGGGGGGAAGCTCGCGAACAGCCGGGTCGGCCAACCGGGTTCCCGGTCGGGTTCTGGGTCGGGTTCCGGGTGTCTGGGCCGGCCAGCCGGGTTCCGGGTCGACGGCTTCCCGGTCGGGTTCTGGCCGGGGTTCGAGGGTCCGGGGCTCGGAAGGTTGAGGGTCCAGGGGCTCAGAGGGCGGAGATACGAGGGCTCGGGAGTTCGGGATTCCGGGCCTCCCGACCGTGCGCCCCGAGGCCGGGTTCAGACCGCAGCCCGCCGGGATCAGGGCCGGGCCCATAGCTCATCCCCCGGGACTCACCGCCCACCGGACCGAGGTCCAAGCCCACGTTCCGCGACCACACCCCCCGCCGAAATCGGGCCAAGGCCGAGCCCGAAACCGAACGACCACCTCCCTGACCTCTCGAAACACATCGATCCGCCGAGTCTCAAGAATGCCGACGCGTCGAGCTACAACGGTGCCGAACCGTGGAGATGCCGAACCGTGGAGATGCCGAGAAGCCGCAGCGGCGCCCAACCGCGGTGGCATTCCTCGAATTCGGATCAGCCGGCTCCATAACAGACGAATGAGGTGAACGGCTGACGAGCCGACGCCTCGGCCAGTGCCCGGGCCGGACGATGGCCGGCGACCAGTCCGGCGTGATAGGCGGTCATGACGTCGGCCGCCGCACTGTGTTCCACTTTGGTCACGCTGGAGACCACGGTATCGGTCCCCGCGTGTAGCAACGCGGCGGTGAAGCCCAGGCTCTCGTCCCCGATCGTGACCGTGGACTGCCCGACGTCGCATGCCGACAGCGTGACATGCGCCGGTGGTGTCGACAACCGGGCGATGTCGTAGGCCATCAGCGGCCCGTCGGCGAAATCCAGTCGGGAGAACAGCACGTTCTCCGGCTCGTGATATCCGTGTGCGGCCAGGTGGGCCAATGAGGCTCCGTCCAGCGCCGCGAGGATCGCCGACGGGGTGGCATCCCGATCGCGCAGGACCAGGCTGTCCGGACGGAGCCCGGCGATCGCGGTCAGTTCCTCCTCGGCGTGGGTGAGGTCGGGACCCGATGCCAGCAGAGTCGGTCCGGCCCGTCGCGATTCCCGCCGCACCGCGCTCCACCACACCGACGCCGACGGACTCACTGTCACCGGGCGACCCGCCAGCTGCGGGAGCACCCCCCACGGCAGCGAGGCCATCGCCTGGGCCGGCACCACCACGAGGTCCTTGGCTCCGACCAACGGCAACACCGGTTCCAGCAACACCTTCCCCAGGACGTTCGCCTGATGCTGGATGGAGCGCCGCACCACGTCGAGCATCCGCCCCGGCAGCTTTCGTCCGGTCGCTGCGGTGAGGTCGACCAACAGTCGCCGGTTGGCCTCGGCCACCTCGTCGACCGGACCGAGCCGGACGTGGCTGGTCCGACCGTCACCGAGCACCAGGGCATGCAAGTAGCCGCGATCGGCGACGAAGCTGACCAACGCCTGATCCCACCGCGCCAGCTCCTGATGTACCTGCCCGATCTTGACCAGCGGCACCGACTTACCCGAACCCGAGGCGTGCCAGGAGTGTTCCCGCAGCTGCCGCTCCCAGATCCGACACTGCGAGCGCAGCTCAGCGACCGGGTCGCCCACCAGTTCGGCCTCACGGATCTCGTTGCGCAGCTTGCGAACCCGCGCCAGGATCTCCGCTATCTCGGAGTCCTCGGGCGGGCTGGCCGGCGGCAGGCGAAACGCTTGCGCCCGGGACCGCTCGGACCAGGAGAAGATCGTCCCGGCTCGATTGGAGTCGATGACCAGTTCAATGCCCTTCTCCGCCAACTTTCGCCCCAGCGAGGTCATCCCGGCCTGCATCTCCATGCTGCCCAGCCGGGCCCGATGCTCGTGCAGCTGGTTGAGGCCGATGCGCAGGTGCTTCAAAGCCGCTGACCGGTCGCCGCGGGCGACCTCGAGCTCGGCCCAGGTCAGTCGACGGAGGGTGCGGAAGTGATGGCCGTCGGTGCGATGGCCGCGATTGGATCTGCGCAAGATCCGTTCCGCCTCGGATAGATCGCCCTGTATGACAAGTGCCTTGGCCGCGAGCATCCAGGCAACCCCGGCATCGAGAGGATCACCAACCTCAGCGAGGCTATTCGCCAACGTAGACACGGCCGACACGTAGTCAGGGGAGACCTCGCCAGACTGCAGCTCAGCTCCCCGACGGAGCCGTTCGGCAAAGCTGACTGAGAATGCAGAGCCGATCTCTCCCGCATAAACCTCCGCTTGTCGCGCCGCGTGCAGTGCAGCTTCAGGGGTGTCAATTTCCAGTGCAATCTGCGCACGATATATATGGACGATC
Proteins encoded:
- a CDS encoding CHAT domain-containing protein encodes the protein MRRSNRGHRTDGHHFRTLRRLTWAELEVARGDRSAALKHLRIGLNQLHEHRARLGSMEMQAGMTSLGRKLAEKGIELVIDSNRAGTIFSWSERSRAQAFRLPPASPPEDSEIAEILARVRKLRNEIREAELVGDPVAELRSQCRIWERQLREHSWHASGSGKSVPLVKIGQVHQELARWDQALVSFVADRGYLHALVLGDGRTSHVRLGPVDEVAEANRRLLVDLTAATGRKLPGRMLDVVRRSIQHQANVLGKVLLEPVLPLVGAKDLVVVPAQAMASLPWGVLPQLAGRPVTVSPSASVWWSAVRRESRRAGPTLLASGPDLTHAEEELTAIAGLRPDSLVLRDRDATPSAILAALDGASLAHLAAHGYHEPENVLFSRLDFADGPLMAYDIARLSTPPAHVTLSACDVGQSTVTIGDESLGFTAALLHAGTDTVVSSVTKVEHSAAADVMTAYHAGLVAGHRPARALAEASARQPFTSFVCYGAG
- a CDS encoding NAD(P)/FAD-dependent oxidoreductase — encoded protein: MRRIVIIGAGHVGFYVADRLSSKLRKDIRRGEVEVMVIDPQQHMTYQPFLPEAAAGHISPRHGVIPLRRALHRCRILSGTVTKVTHSDKTLIVQPIVGPPREIEYDQIVVAPGSVSRTLPIPGLADNAVGFKSMGEAIYLRNHVLSRLDVAAATTDDAVRQRALSFVFVGGGFAGVEAMAELEDMVRDTMRDYEELDFSQTRWTLIEASQRILPEVGAEMGAYTVEKLLQRGFDIRLNTLLKSCEDGHVVLSDGEEFDADTIVWTAGVKPHPMLAETDLPLGPKGHLRCRPTLQVEDDNGVVPGAWGAGDSAQVPDLSGFSEYCSPSAQHAVRQAAVLADNLVATLYQRPIKEYRHKYVGSVASLGYRKGVAHVYGFKGKGLIAWFMHRSYHLMRVPGFGRKVRVVADWTLALFTKRETVQLGELHDPRGPWEDVASGRTPPTPG
- the nucS gene encoding endonuclease NucS, producing the protein MRLVVARCSVDYTGRLTAHLPMAPRLLMLKADGSILVHADGGSYKPLNWMTPPCTLKDGDGEWTITNDKSGDSLRITIEEILHDSSHELGVDPGLRKDGVEAHLQELLAADPTPIGEGYTLVRREFPTAIGPVDLMCRDPQGSSVAVEIKRRGEIDGVEQLTRYLELLNRDPLLSPVQGVFAAQVIKPQARVLAEDRGIRCVTVDYDALRGTVDQTQPTLF